The window AAAATTTTTATAAGCAAGAAATACTCTCTCTAAAACTTCTTTGAGTTTACCGAGCAATTCCGACATAAGGGACAAGCTGACCGGTGCTTACCATAGGCGGACCGATCGACCCAACCCAAGGTCCAATTACGAGCTTTTTAACTGCAACAACTTAAATATACACTATTGGAGCTGGGCTGGCACCCTCCAATTGATCCTTGTTAAGGATGAAGTGCAACAACTCAGTCATCCTCTAACTAATTTTCGTTTTGAAGTTTTGTGTTCTAGACGTTTTATCAACTTAACTAGATAATCAATAGGTAATTTGAGTGTGCGAATACGGATAGATTATGTGAAAGGATGAAGTGCAACATATATTTGTACTAAATAGTGAAGGATGGTTTTTTAGGATGAACAAATGAAGGAATACTTTTATTagaaacaaacacataaaattaacaaagcataaaatttaaaaaacgaaaGAGAGTTTCTCCTAAGTGGAAATTTTAGCCTTCCAATTGTTCACCAAATCGGTCACTATTTTGGTTGATGATCCATCTTCTCCAACTGCTTTTTTTGATGCTTCTTCCAATTCCTTCATTTTACGACGCAGTTTCTTcccttcttctccttccaaCAACGATTTCACCACTTTCGATATCTCCTCCTTCTCCACTATCCCTTTGTTGTCATTCCTTTTTGGCTTTAATGCCACGTTAATCTCCTCTGTAAGAATCACTGCGTTCATTCTCTGTTCTGCGTACAACGGCCAAGCAATCAAAGGAATCCCATTTACCACACTCTCCAACGTTGAATTCCATCCACAATGCGTTAAAAATCCACCAGTGGAGCCGTGACTCAGAATTTGAGCCTGTGGCGCCCACGACGGCACCACCATTCCcctgttttttgttctttctacGAATCCTTCCGGTAAGAAATCAAGAGGGTCACTTTGACTGTGGACGCTGAAATATGTGGCGTCTGCGGCTTTGTCGGAAGGACTTCTAACCACCCAAATGAATCTTTGTCCACTCATTTCCAATCCTAACGCCAATTCGTCGATTTGAGCACTCGACAAAGTGCCCCCACTTCCGAATGACACAAACAGAACAGACCCATGTGGCTGTTCGTCTAGCCATTTCAAACACTCTGCcctttcttccttctcatcTGCGTCAATTTTCACCAACGGTCCAATTGGGTAAACGAGGGGTTTccctgcttcttcttcttgcagATACTTTATAGCTCCAGGCTCTAATTCAGGGAAGCtgttaagaaaaatcccatcTGCTAAAGCATACCTCCTTGCATTGTGGAGCGTCCATTTGTAGGCTTCGTTCTTCCTATCTTGAACAGGGTCCAACAGATCCTTGCCTTGAATTGGAATACATCCCGGGATTTTGATCGGTTCAGGATGGTCGCGGAACTCCCCGACGATAGATTCATCAAGTTTGGGTAAAAACAGAGCGAAGGAGAGAAACATGGCAGTGGAGGGGAAGAATATGTAAGAGGAAATGTCAAATTCTCTGGCTATATCGAAGCCATCGGTACCAAAAAGATCGACAACCAAGCCGACGAGGTTGGATTGAGAAACCATGGATTTGAGTACGTTTCTTAGGGATGGGAGAGAGCGAGAAATGGTGAGAGTGataatagtttcaattttggaatttggtgGGAGATCGTCAAAGGTAACTGCAGGAAGGAAGAGATGATGGATGCCAGAAGGAAGGGAATTGAGGAGGGCTTGTTGAGGCTGAGACGGGGGACCATCGGAAGCGATGATGAAAGTGAATGTTAAACGATGGTGGGAAAGGAGACGTTTGGCGAATTCTATGAGTGGGATCAAATGACCCATTCCAGGGCTTGGTAAAATGGCCAAATGAGGGATTGAGGGGTGAGCTTCCATGGGAACGAAGGGGGTTTGGTTAATGATTGAagatgtaataaaaaaattaaaaaaaggttaagagagaaaagaaagtgaGATTATtggaaatgagaaataatGTGATGAATGAGGAAACTGGGGAGTTAAATAGGAAACATAGGAAGAGGCAGAGGGAGATGGGAGAAAGTTCAAAGAAGAAATGATGATGGGATGGAAGTTTactaattttgatttggattATAAAGTGGGGAATTTGATTCCAATGGAGAGATATTGATATTATGGAATTTAAGACTGTGACAAAAAGGTGTACATAATGAAGAAATAAATGGACAGAAAAGTAAGATATCTAGAAGGAGGAATTAATCAATTTGGGTAAGGGGAACTGCTGATGTCACTTCAAACGTAAGGCTTATGCATttgattgtatatatttatatatttggaaagCCCAGTTCCTTAGGATTTATGATTAAATATTATGGatgtatataaacaaataataaaagaagaaaaagaaagtatatttTGTATGTATTTAGGAGCCACATAAGAACTTTAATTACGTCCTTACACACGTGGGGAGTGAACCACTTTTGACTAATTCATACCTCAATCATAAAATAGTATGTACACTTAAATAAAGGTAATTTATGTTAACAACAAGGTGTTAGCTATAtctctaattaaataaaggtATGCCTcataatttataacaaatatgtttttatggTTATGTAAGTATAAGAATTTTAGtgttaaaattgtaaattaggTAAAGAGGATAAATATAGATTGATGGGTGTAGATGGTATTCGAATTTATTTTGGTgacatcaaaattgtaaaaggGTCGTAAGTTAGTTGACAATGTGGTgtgaagtttgaaaaagaagaagccaTTAACCCAATCATAGCCTTACGTTGTTGACCAAACCTCTCTCCTCTTTGTTTCCAAATTGTTTAAGTTCCaactttatagtttatatcatattattgATTGAGTTCCCACTGACGTCAATATcacatctctctctctacatatatattatctacATCTACTACaaccatttcaattttctttttcaattaagagtaataacaaaatatccaTATTTACCAATAATTCCCACAATATTTACCAATAATTCGCCAATCATAAAAAGAAGTGATGtaaatattatgaaatgaTGATGAACAAAAGCATCAATAATGCAGTAGTTAGATAAGGttaattataacttataaagCTGTTTCTAATTCAATCATTCCTTAATCCCAAAAGCTTCATGATTAGGTGCACATTAATAACTCATTTAATAACCCTATCTAAtcttttatctaaatttatgACATCTGTTAATAAAAGTTTCTAAAAAGGATTAAGAAATactaaaaagttattatatatcaattattattattattttccgaATGATTGGCTTTTGGAAATAGCAATAGATTGATAATTGCTTGCTAATGCTCTCTacctaaaagtttaaattcaattaaagtttagtcattgaattcaaattaatatttaatgaatgaaggttgtttttctaaatacaAAACCCTAAATTGACTCAACCTGCAAACAACTATTCAAACtgtgtaaaaaatagaattaaaatacTTCATCAGCCCAAATTGACTCTCAAACAAAAGTTATTTTCGTGTAAATAACTTCATCCTCAATTCTTTACATGTAAAtgtttttgattttgaataataaaatttttgcaGTGAAAGTTAATGTTGGAGTAAAAAAtctgataatttttttatctaaagttttttttttttatcatttaaaaaaaaaaaaagtttggagTGATATGAAAAAAGCATCTTTAGCAAAAAATACCTTCTTCCATGCTCAACAGaagcctttttctttttctttattccttattccttattctttttttttttttcttttttttttctttctttttttttttttctttttctttttactataaGCTTTCAGAAAGAAATTCGTACATCACTGTCTATGATGGTCACGGTCACTTTGACTATGACTCGACCCATCACTCATCATCTCATGTTAACAAGGGATGGCCATGTTACAAATATTCTCAAATCACAAAGAGTGTACTGAGaagatttctttttacttgAACAAAGAATGGTGGAAATCTTAATAACTTATCAACAGTTGAATACAAGATTGAAGGAAGCAGCCATTTACAGACATATATTGAGAACATGACTCACAAACACTAACACTAAAGTAATTAAACAGATAACACTATAATAATACAACTGCTGGTAATTTAGAGAAGAGACCTTTGGAAACAAACTATCTAGCCTTCTtcatatctaaaatattatctCAACTAGATGATTTGCTAACACCACAGCTTTTTCATCCCAATGATGTTCTGTTGATTAACAAGCTGTTCTTGGAACTTTCATCCCAAATCCATGCTTTACCTTCTCAACTCTGatttaggaaaaaaagaaagaaaagaagtatgTATTAGCAATTTATTATAACCAAATCATAAAAGGTTTTGTGGCTGTGACTATACAATTTACACCTCAAAAAGTATCAGTTTGGAACTTACGTGGGAGCAAGTTTTCCAAGGCCCTCGAGCTCTTCCCCGGTGTCCTCGTCAAGGACTCGGCCGGAGATCTCGATAATGTAAGATCTGTCCCTTGAAGTGGGAAGCCCTCTACTAGCAAGCAAATCCAAGTCTTTTTGGTGAAGCTCTCTGCCATTTACAAAAACACCACTATTTCCCCCCGCACAGTTTTCTGGAATGGGGTAGTCAAATTCTTCAATGAAAGGCTGCAAAAAGATAAACAGTTTGAGAACAAGgcaaaaaaccaaaatcagAGAACAATACATCATTGTAAACTTCAATCTTACAGGAATTATGCCAAGGCAAGGTCCACCCATGACTCCCCAGAATCCAGCTCGCGCGTCGTACctgatttttaattaattaaatgatatcAGCACAATGCATACATGGGACAGAAGGAATTTTTGAAGTGGGCCGTAGCACAAATTGAAATTGGCAAACAATATCAAAAGTGTACAGTAAAAAGCATCCCCACTTCTCTTGTATGCTTTTCTACTTTTGCCAAAAAACTTGCTCATAAACGACTAGACTTGCATCATGAcagaatatataaaaagaagaaacaattgGGTAGATCTTTTCAGAACCACATAATCGCATGCATAACTTATATCTTATACCAGAAAAGTAATGGGAGACAAATTAATATCTTAAAGTTAAGACATTCATAGGGTTTTAATATATCCTAGGTAGATGAAAATCATTGTAACCCCACTAAAActcttcactttttctttaacttgtCCCTTGACCACTATGTCAGCCTATAGTAGTTTAAGTTTACTGTCATTGGGAAATACTCTACCAACTATATGGCTTGTTTTACGTTTTAATCTGTTTTTGCACCATATCTTACTTAAGTAGAAAAGTTTAAAGATGCTTACCAGTATTTTCCAGGAAGGATTGGCCCAGCAAGCTTTTCTGCCTTCTTAACCACACGATATGGTATTAAGTGTCCATTAACAGAAACATTACTTTTGCTCCGCTCATCAGCTTGATTAGATCTAAAACTCTTCTTGATAATGTTTGCAAAAAAAGATTCACCTCCTTTATTGGCTTTTGGCTGGTTATCTTCTTTACTTGCATCCTGTGACTCTTGAAATGTCACCGTATTACAGTAGTCATTCATTGACACATCCATCTCAGTTGCCAGTGATGCTTCTTTCAAAGAATTCTGCCTTGAGGTAACCTTATGAGGTTTCACATTCTCCTGATCTGAACGGCTACTTCTATTTCCCTTGCCAAACCTGTTTGCCACCTGATTATTAGACGAGTAATCAAAGTACGACTGAAGAGGTGAACCAGGAAGGGGGGGAGAGCGGGTAGTTTTGATTAAATTGTGTAAATTCTTTGTAGCATCCCTTGAAGCAGTTAAAACATCTGGACTGTCTTCATCCTCTGAGGTACTTGAAGATGAAGGGTGAGAACTTTGCATCTCTTGGTGCTTGCTTAAACCTGCCCCAACGGGATGTAGCACAGGCTCTCTATCTGGTGACTCAAAATCGTAAACAGTGTTATCATAATCATCGGATGAGAAATTAGTGCGGTTCAAGTAGccattaaattttgaattataacCCCTAACCGGCTGACCATCACTGTCATCAACCTCCAAGGCAAATGGATCTGCCTGTGAATGATTGGAGAAAACAAGTCTCTTGTTGATAACAGTAAAATTGATTACTGTAGAACAAGCCCCACAACGAACACTTTGCTGATTCTTTACCATCATTAGCTTCTTAGGAAGTTGCAGCATTTCAAAGCAATTATTACACGTAAGAAATGGAGCACCACCAGCTACTGGATAGCAATTACGACCACCACTGACTAAGACTGTCCTCCGAGGACGACTGCCAACTACACCACCAATTTCAGAACTGAAGTCAGTTGGCCATCTAGAGTGAGCTTGTCGGTCACGAAAATTCAGGGGAGGATTAGTGGTTCTAATATTATTAACACATGCACCATAAGCAGCACTGTTTTCATGAGAATATAGTGAGGGATTATTGTTTGGAACATCAGGAAACCTTCTGTTGTAGTAAGAATTGGGTCCCGAAGCTGGAACCTGTGAATATCTATTTTGGCACTGGAAACAAGAGCAAGAAGGCTGATGAAAGGGAGGATTAGGAGGGTAGTGGTTGAATGGATCCACACCGGCACCAACATAATGGCCAGAGTGGTATTGGTGAGGGTGTTGTTGATGCGCACATGAAAACTGGCAGGAGTTTCGCCTTAACATTTGTGAACCAAAATGGTCCTCAAAATGAGATGTATTATTTGGATTATGTATCGACGGATAATAGCCTTGAGTGGGCATTTCAACTACATTTGTAAGAGGAAATGGTTCTGCACAATAATTGGAAAATGAAGGACCTGCAACACATTTTTCAGGCCCAAGTAGCTGCTGTGATGGATTTGATCCTGAAGAACCATCCATAGGCCAAGCACCAGAGTGATAAAATGGTTTAGTAGGTTTCGCCCCACTATTGACTGGAGCCATTTGACTGGGATTGTGAACCAAATTGCATGACTGACCAAGTTGATCCTTCAACTCATCCAGTTTCCTCAAAAGCTCAAGTCGGTCCTGTTCAAGGTGCTTAACTTTATCAGCTCCACTGGCATTGCTTCGATTTTTTAAAAGCTCCTGAACACCAGATACAAAATCCAATCGATAGTTTGTTCGATCGTCATGGTTAGAAGTTGAGAACCTCACACTTTCCATATTATCCCTCGAGCTCTTCTTCTCAACCCCCTCCATAGCATACGTTTCACCCTTTTGCCAATCTACTTCTCTTCCTGATCCAAGCGTGATCGAGTTCATTTGAACATTCAAATCCACTTGTTTCACTCCCATCGAATTACTCAAACCACCTTTCTCCATACTCAAGTTAAGATCCTTCTGAGCACCCCATTTATCCGTCTTTCCATTGAAGTACTCTTCACATTTCTCAGCATCCTCCACTTTATCCTTCTCTGAGCCATTTGGATCACCAGGCAAAGAATCAGGACTCGACTTAAAATCCACATCAGAGGCATCACTAAGATCAACCGTCCCTTTTTCAGTAGTCATGGATTTAGTAGACGACGACCCAACAACCCCGTCTTCATCAGACTTGTAAGATAAAGAGTCTTCTTCCTTATTTCTAACTTTCGCTGTGAAAACAAACCACAAAAAAAGgcatttcatttcaaattccaGAAATACACGCAATCCATTACATCAAAGAAACAACACCAAATTCGATTCCAACGGTTAAAACTCCCCAAATAAAAACCCCAGTTCGAAATAATTACAGTAACCCACAACATAGAAgataaaaaactttaaacaaaaattcagGTCGAATCACagtaaagaaaacaagtaatcaacataaaatttaaaaaaatatatatatatacctcgTAGAACGGTACCACATCCACCGCACTGATAAACAGAGTAATCAGCAAGCTCCGGGAGAAGATTCTCACACTTGGGGCATCGAACAAGTCGCAATTTAGCCGAAGCCGACATTGCAAGAAATCTGAAAGTGACAGACAGtgcaagaagaaagaagaaaatgcagaaaaaagaaggaagaagaggaggaagaagaggaagaagaagaagaagaaaacccaGAAAAGGAAGTGAAGTATAGTGGGTAATAAGGCGAATAAAAACAAGGAGAAAGGcgaaagaagaaggaaaaaagctAAAGGAAGCAAAGAGATGGCATGTGAAAAGAAGGCGAGCAGAGGATAGAAAGGAAGCAAAACCTCAAATCACTTTCAGAATTGTGACATTTGGGGTTCAATCATTCTGAGAAAACAATCAATGGGGAGGATTAAAAATCGAAAATTTCTCGGAAAATGAAGTGTTAGAGAAGTAGAAACTGCGTTGGTGTTATGAACTTACGAATCAAAAACACCAAAAATATTTCACTCTGTTTGGTAGCGCCTGTTTTCCTTCACCTTCCGATGCCAATGGGGAATTTGTATAAAACAACCTCTCCCCCTAAACCCCTCAAAACGAcgtcattttataaaatccccttcaatttcttttccctttttccacTTTTTCTCACTcctatttctctctctcttttttcctatacatatttaaattattttactaaGAATGCTCTTTATTCTACATTGTTAATATACTATACATATACATTTTGATTCTTATTCTTCCCCTCCcattctatttttgttttttaaatctcCTATTTTGTACAACATTAACCCTTATAGGtattactatatattattccaaaaaaaatccataatgGGTTGATCTTTCCATATGTTGAAACATTTTAGAATCATAAGTGtgaacaaattaattaataatctattgaaaagaaaactaattaaatgcAATAAGTAGgtaagatgaaaaaaaatgaattcaacATTTGTAATTTCATAGAAGCAAATTATAGGTGCAATATCTAATTACTATTAAGGTGATTATGGAagacttatttattattataacaaaaaggggttacaccaaaataataattattaaagggGTGGGTAGGTTTGCTTAAAAGTATATAAGAGTATTTTTAACTCAAtcaaatcacttttttttattatactgataaacaaaagtaataatttacaaaattcaaaaaagatTGTaacacttaattattaatttagtattaTGAATGTTGGACCAGATAGAtgcataaaaaaattggtttgaAAACGGTGGTATGATTAAAAAGgaatttacaaaattctaaaaagttgaaccatataattaattttcttttgagaatGTTTGAATACGTatgataattaaaagtaaattacaaaattcaaaaaagatGAGGAAAATAATCGATATTCTTTTTGGTATGTttgaacaacaacaacaaaaaaaaaaaaatagtttaaaaacacttttggCGCAAAAAGGAGATCCTAAAACtcattgaaaataaagtgtaaaagaagaaaatgcaTAAAACGAAAGAGTGTAATGTAATGGGGCaaaccatttttgtttaagcTTCTCaataaaagcaaaagcaaaaaagcaaaaaagcaAACCCAACTTCAAGCTGCTTAgcttcttcccttttctttcccCACTTCCCCTCCACATCCTTAAGCTTCTATACAATTTGTTCAAAGGAGTTATGGTattaagttttcattttgcaacAAAAAACTGATATGATATACTATACTGATAtcaaggagaaaagaaaagaaaggggtCCAGCAGGGAGagtaaaagagaaagatgGTTGGACATGGGGAGGTCTCCAATTAACATCTTTTTACAAAATGGGTTTGTTgcaaagaagagagaaaaagggagaggagagagaaaaagggagTCTTTGGCTGTTGTGAAAAGAAGTGAAAGGCAATTGGAAAAAGATACCCATTCCATTCCATTCCAACCCAGTCCAATCCAATACAATCCCCCATATATCATATATCCTTTTGcaatttgttcttctttttcacttcTGTATTCacatataagaaaaattcACCACTTCTCACCTGCTATCTTACCTGACAAAAGTCTAAAAGAACAACATTTGatcaaatatattacttttaaCCATATGTGTTGTTGTAATGTAATTTACAAGTAAaaggtttttttgtttaatgagaTGCTGAGGATAGGTCTTTGGTTTGATATTTTATGTCCCACATGCAAAGAGAAGACTACTGATGGGACCCTgctactttcatttttttatttttctgggTGTCTTTAAAAAGCTTTTGTTTTCCATATTTTACCATTCAAACTTCTTTTTGGTGTTTACTTTATCACTTTATCTCTCCCCATCCCAACTACACCAATCAACACATTTGCCAGAGACATACTGACACATatctcatcattttttaaccTTTCCTTTTTCACTGTTGCttccaatttaatttatcattttcaatcatACTCTAATTTGTTTGCTCATATAACTATACCATACACTCTCACATTTACTACTCATTTTCTCATGTCACATCACCCTTCTCTAACAAATCATCAATATAacattaacattattattcaaaccaaataattacTACTCTTCTCTCATCATTTCTTCTATCATAATATATCATACAGTACTTTCCCTCTCCTCCTCTAGACATCTACTCTGCCCTTTGTTACCCTTCTTAACAACACAACTAATAGATAAAGCTATGTTTCACTCATCAACTTTgagtttgttgtttttcagTGTCAATATTGGGATCATgtcctttatttcttttgataatGTATGTGTGTAGCTTTGATAACTTAAAAGGTAATTTTGAGTTGCATCatcaaactcttttttttagtGATTGTGGGTGGAATGTCATTCAGATTTGAGagatctttttttctaaacgtAGTTTTTGAGTACAACTTTATCAATAAGAGTTGGGTTTTTCTTTCGATGTTTATCTTGAACTATTGGGTTATACTACTAGAAAATCAATAGCTTTTGTTGTGCGATTTTAGAATCGTTTTTGTTAAgtgcaaacaaaattttaccttGGTTATAAAAGGGAGTGATTGTGAAAGTAATACAAgtgataataattaattgtttaggAAAACAAATGATAATGGTTATCTCCGTTAGTACGAGACTTCTTTTGGGTGGTTTAGAAAGCAAAGACATGAAGGTTTTATCACCGTGAAGTTTGATGAAAGTTTTACCTACGATTTTAACAAATCTATAATGTGAATTCTATAATGTGAATAAAGAGAATGAGTTACACTCGCATTTGCACCGTATATCATTAATCAAAGCAAACACATATCAGAGAGTTTTGATGTTagagttatttttgtttctttctttatgtCTAATAACTTGTTAGTTTGATAAAGCCAGAAAAAATGTGTAACGTCAACTTGGGGATATGTCATGTCTATGACACATGTTCGAAGAAATTTTGCACTGCACCATTTACTTCAAAGTCAATacaactttaatatatatgaatctCTATAATAATTACTATCCTATTCATTATCAATGGACTCtccatttttcaaacttacaaCATTAAATATCTCTAAATGCACCCATTccttctttaatatttttcctGTTTTTTCAAATCTGAGACCAAATCCACATATAAAACAAACCATCacaatcataattaattttgaacttaaaTATCATTTGAATACTTCCAATTTGATCTCaaacactttttaaattataacaaaatttgtgtattattataacttagggagtaaagttaaaagaaactcaaatataactgaaatataaaattatggCATGCTGTAGTAACATAGACATCAGAGACAACTACAGTACCCAAAATCTATGACcaaaaagtattttcttttccataaatttattttaaaactatttttttaaaaaaattgtatttttcaaaatctgaAAGGCttcaattattgaaaaaaaatgaaacttttagAACTCCAATGGAAGCAGTTTTGATGGGTCTACCTGCAGGCTAAGCAGAAGAGCATGCCAAAGATATTCATCCAAATATAATAACGTTTaagtaaatttattattttgcacAAAACAGAAGGTTTTTAATTGGTCAAAATGTAGGGTTTGAGAGGGAACAATATCTTTGTGTTTTCCAGTTGGAGACTTTGGTCTCTCTTTGTTCCTTCCAGTTagggttttctttcttcttctttgctttcTGTGCACTCAATGGacaaaatcattttcctttgttcttattattattattattatacaaaatGCATGCattgaaaatcaaacattGCTTAATGTCAAACTATATATTCTGTAAGTTAGGTGGGTGATTTACACATTATATAGTTTATAACttcttttgttgttaattTCACAAGCTatgttaatatattaatatattgagAATAAGATTCACCCCATAAACTACCTTagcttttattaaatattcaagTTGTCAATTCAATGTAGATTAtgtaaaagtaattaaacttgtaaactatttatttgtttagtaTTGAACTGTGAcatgacaaaattttaaaaatgtgcacttgacataaattaatttacattaAGTACACAACACATCCAATCAAGTATCAAGAACCTCTAcatctcaaaattaatataattgtcAACTTAtacccttttttttcaaatttccacCAACACTTCTTAAATTATTGGTTTgtatttaatagttttttagtaaatttaaattctaaaaaaattatattgaaatcttaaatattaaacttt of the Cucumis sativus cultivar 9930 chromosome 3, Cucumber_9930_V3, whole genome shotgun sequence genome contains:
- the LOC101208193 gene encoding protein ENHANCED DISEASE RESISTANCE 4, giving the protein MSASAKLRLVRCPKCENLLPELADYSVYQCGGCGTVLRAKVRNKEEDSLSYKSDEDGVVGSSSTKSMTTEKGTVDLSDASDVDFKSSPDSLPGDPNGSEKDKVEDAEKCEEYFNGKTDKWGAQKDLNLSMEKGGLSNSMGVKQVDLNVQMNSITLGSGREVDWQKGETYAMEGVEKKSSRDNMESVRFSTSNHDDRTNYRLDFVSGVQELLKNRSNASGADKVKHLEQDRLELLRKLDELKDQLGQSCNLVHNPSQMAPVNSGAKPTKPFYHSGAWPMDGSSGSNPSQQLLGPEKCVAGPSFSNYCAEPFPLTNVVEMPTQGYYPSIHNPNNTSHFEDHFGSQMLRRNSCQFSCAHQQHPHQYHSGHYVGAGVDPFNHYPPNPPFHQPSCSCFQCQNRYSQVPASGPNSYYNRRFPDVPNNNPSLYSHENSAAYGACVNNIRTTNPPLNFRDRQAHSRWPTDFSSEIGGVVGSRPRRTVLVSGGRNCYPVAGGAPFLTCNNCFEMLQLPKKLMMVKNQQSVRCGACSTVINFTVINKRLVFSNHSQADPFALEVDDSDGQPVRGYNSKFNGYLNRTNFSSDDYDNTVYDFESPDREPVLHPVGAGLSKHQEMQSSHPSSSSTSEDEDSPDVLTASRDATKNLHNLIKTTRSPPLPGSPLQSYFDYSSNNQVANRFGKGNRSSRSDQENVKPHKVTSRQNSLKEASLATEMDVSMNDYCNTVTFQESQDASKEDNQPKANKGGESFFANIIKKSFRSNQADERSKSNVSVNGHLIPYRVVKKAEKLAGPILPGKYWYDARAGFWGVMGGPCLGIIPPFIEEFDYPIPENCAGGNSGVFVNGRELHQKDLDLLASRGLPTSRDRSYIIEISGRVLDEDTGEELEGLGKLAPTVEKVKHGFGMKVPRTAC
- the LOC101211798 gene encoding hydroquinone glucosyltransferase; the encoded protein is MEAHPSIPHLAILPSPGMGHLIPLIEFAKRLLSHHRLTFTFIIASDGPPSQPQQALLNSLPSGIHHLFLPAVTFDDLPPNSKIETIITLTISRSLPSLRNVLKSMVSQSNLVGLVVDLFGTDGFDIAREFDISSYIFFPSTAMFLSFALFLPKLDESIVGEFRDHPEPIKIPGCIPIQGKDLLDPVQDRKNEAYKWTLHNARRYALADGIFLNSFPELEPGAIKYLQEEEAGKPLVYPIGPLVKIDADEKEERAECLKWLDEQPHGSVLFVSFGSGGTLSSAQIDELALGLEMSGQRFIWVVRSPSDKAADATYFSVHSQSDPLDFLPEGFVERTKNRGMVVPSWAPQAQILSHGSTGGFLTHCGWNSTLESVVNGIPLIAWPLYAEQRMNAVILTEEINVALKPKRNDNKGIVEKEEISKVVKSLLEGEEGKKLRRKMKELEEASKKAVGEDGSSTKIVTDLVNNWKAKIST